CATACAAATCAGCTGTTCATAATGGCTGCCGTTTCTGGTAGATCTCTACAAATTATTTACTCACAATGTACACTCTTTGTCATGGCCATGCAcctttaaacttttaatatacAAGCGTGCATATTCCAGCAGTGGCTAAACTACACTCcctttagcatttattttgtttcagctGTCATAAACATCCATGATTCACataaactgaaacagaaacatatGGCACTCATATTGCATTCGTTTTATCTTTGCAGGTCTTGAAAAGTCTTAAATTGAAGAATCTATTGAAAGTATCTGTGTTCACACTATTGCAATTCTTAAACAAGGAATTAAAGAAAACTGAGAAGTTTTTCACTAGGTCCAACTCTTGGTCCATTTAAAGGGGTCTGGGTTCTTTTAAAGAAGACACATTTTAAACCCAAATGCTCTGTTGTAGTGCATCAGGCCTAACaatttgaatataattatttgttaccatttactgtaaatacagataatatattgtaaaaatttaatgaaatggtCTTGCATTATGACTGaagtttttatggttttgtgtGAATACTTGTGtacttctctttctttcagttttttatgctacaaataattatttgatttttttatgtgatgtaaaataaaacattctagAAGAGGAAAAACATAAGCATTAATACTATAAAACAAAACGCTTATAGATGTCAGTTgtgtgctaaataaaatataacaataaaccGGGACAAATATCTcagacattttttatattttttaaagtactaGGCTAagttacatattaataatagtaagtaATTGTGTCcgtgtacatttttcttttaaccaTGCGAGACAGTTATACATAACATAATAACTATAGCTTAAAAATAGTAACTTTAGAAACTAACTTTCACTAATAAGTTAACAAAAGTGATATAGGCCAgtgcttaaagggttagttcacccaaaagtaaaacaaacctcatgttgttccaaacccataagaccttctaTCATCTTTGGAATTATATTTCTGATAATCTCAGAAAACCATACGACCCTCAGTAGATAGCAAAACTACTGAAATGATCCCTGATCCAGAAAGGTGGTAAAAACATGGGTAAAACAGTCcttgtgacatcagtggctcaacttcagatTTGAAAGGCTTATACTTTTAGTATAATAGTatagtttaattttagtataACTACAGTATACTaaccattttagagagtatcagaAAGCATGGGTACGCGTTCATGATTACGTTCATGCGTGTTTGGAGAGAAGAAGAGACTTTAATTCTTACCTTTATCTTGATGAAGAGGTCACTGCTGAATTCGCCCGATCAATAAAATGGACACCGAAAGTACGCTGTAAAAAGTAATTCTGTGGGTTTGCAGATTTCATTCAGTTTATTGCGTGaactttgaaataattaaaataattacaaaagacCGGAATAACACCTACTCAATTTTGTTGTTTAGGATTTAGTTATTATTTGGGAATAGTTACAAATAGAGAGAATATTGAAGTAACTCAACGTGATGGAAATGGGCTGTGTTAAATTTGGTTCAATATACAAGCATTTGTTCAACACGCGTTTTAAATCAGGTCCTGAGCTCGAGGCAGAGCTAATCGCTGCTCTTTCTCAGTTAATTTCACAAAGTTAAGGCATATTACTCAATTAGacctcaaaaatgaccaaagagtatCGATatactttctatttaaaaccgttctgtagttatatcgtttACTAAGAACAACGGAAAAGGAAAAGTTGCGATTTTCTAGGGCGATACGATTAGGAACTATATTCCACTTacggcgtaataatcaaggacgTTTGCTGCCGCACCATGGCCGCACcaggcgcagtgatatcacgcagcACGTAAGAGGATCTGACTGTTTTCAGGCGCTGCGTGATATCAGTTTTACGTCGCAATATATCcaatttacggagcttcaaaataatggccactatccacccgCATTACAAAGcttggaagagaaaaaaaatattaaagaaaaaaaaaattaaaattctttgttaatttttttttttgaatgactCATTTTGAGGAGAACGCTTGATTAATTTTAACTCAGTTCTCAATAGttgttgaatttaattaatatcattGCTTGTAATCTGTTGCCACAATTTTATTGAGTAAATGtagtgtaatatttttttacagtgtatgcaAATAAGAACATTACCCAAGGTTTAGATAATATAGTGTTAAATGTAATCATGATTAATTCATAACAGAGGATTCCACTTATAATTACCCAGGGTTTACTATTTCAAGTGTGAAAAGCCCTAATGCTTGTTAAGTCATTAATGAAGTTTTACTCCCACAACCCTACCCCAGCccccaaacaaaaaaaacatatacaacatttatttacatttagtaacACATAACAATAGTTCTATGTTAAGTgaggtacaaaaaaaatttagtaCAAAAACTAAAGGTTGAAGGTACAACTAAGAATTAATGAGTACTGTAGCTGGCTTAGGTTCTCAAGGGAAAGTTCTGTCTATATTCATGGATTCTCCATCAGGGTAGACCAGGAAACCAGAGAAGGTTGTATATCTTCCCTGGTTGCTGTAAACAGCATATCCATCATCCTGCTGACTGTACAGCCAGACACTGTCTCCTCTCTTCAGAGACAACAGCAAACTCTGACTCTGCATCTCTCTCCTCCGTGAAATGTCCTCATCGAACACCATGGCCCGCACCTCGCCTTTACCCACCATTAGCTTCACTGAAACCGCACGACGAGGGTGCTTTCCCACCGTAAATGCAAAGTAGTACGCACCAGGGAAGTGGCAGGTAAAATGTCCGGATGTTTTGTTAAAATGGCCACCAATGTTCACATATTCTACATCGAACGTGAGAGCTTCTCTTTCACGACGCCCTCTGCTTTCTCCCAGCGCTGATCTAGTTCTTGCCACCGAAAATGCAGAACGTGGTTCCTCAATGGTCGATCTTCTTCTCCAATCATAATAGACATCTACAGGGGGAGGACAACCTGGAAGATGGAGGCCTGGAGGAGATAGGTGGTTATTGAGATATCCAACAGAAGATGTAGAGTCTGGATACACGAGATAACCGCTAAATGTGATGTACGGTCCGACGTTACTGTAGATGGCATAGTGGGGATTCTCCTGAAGAAGCAGGTAGACTGTGTCCATAGGTTTCAGACTGATCATCACGCTCTGGCTTTGAACTTTGCGGCCCTGGTTCTGGTACCCGTCGTATGCCATGGCTTGCACCTCCATCCCGTTCTTCACCAGCATGACCGACAACATCTTTTTCGGGAACTTTCCCACTGTAAATGAGAAGTAGTACGCACCAGGCTGGCGGCAACGGAAAGTGCCCGTCTCTGGATTGAAGTCTTCTCCGATGTTGACTAGAAGGCGGTCAAAGGTCACAATTCGCTGAGTGCCACCCAATACGCTGCTGCTACGCGTGGCGGAAAAGGCAGAGCGCAGGCCTGTTGCCATTGGGCTGATGTTGAATGATGCAACGCAGCCCAGATAGATGATCAGTCCAAGTAGACAGGAAACACATCTGTCTGGTCTCCATGATGCCACACAAGCTGTAGGAAAAATATTATCAGCAGAAGAAGATGTTTCATGTCACTTTTTGGCACTGTTGAAAATTaactattcaaaaatgtatcagactgtacttttattttatgcaatgcataaaaataatcactTTTACTTCTGTGCATTgtagttaaattattttaatcataaagaTTATTAAAGTTTTAACCCTTTGGtggtttttgattattttagatTGGAATATGTTTTGTTTCATCAAACGTTTACTGATTGTGGTACTTGCTATATGAACACACAAGCTAAAATCTGGACAGGATTAGAAAAAGCTAAATAGCCATATCTGTGATGTTCATGGTCAGAAATGACCACCacaggaaatgaaaaatatgaaaatacagtGCAATTTTACAACATACAAATCTGCTAACAAATCAGCTTTGatagtgtataaatataaatctgaaTAGGGAGAAAAAGTAAGTAATTAAGTAACAAGGGGAAAATGATTGCATTAAATTCAATGGCGCGCCATTTAGAGgtaaatattttccatattatgtatattatatatatatatatatatatatatatatatatatatatatatatatatatatatatatatatatatatatatatatatatatacacacctgtAGATGAGGAATAACTAGgggttaaataaatattttttttttattttgaagtgcttttttttttctactttttttcccATATTTAATCACTCAAAAAACAACTTCAAAGCACTGCCCTTCTGGCATATGGAAATGTGTAATGAACTGGCTAAAATGCCATATAACTGTGCTAGGAAGTTAGGTTTAGTCCTGTCAGAATGGATTCTGCCATTCATATCAAGTGCTCAGTGGAAGCAGTAGTCTCACTAATTCAGATGGCATTGTCTGTTCACAATGTGCACCGGGAAAAGGCAATAGATTAGACACTGGTTCATCTGCTGCTATGTGCTGGAACAAAGGCATATTTGGGAGGGAGCATTGAAACATCACGGGTGCAGATCCATGGGAGACTTCATGGTCAAGTGAAGACCCAGTCAGTTAACAGATGAAGAGCGCATTGAAGGCCATAATAAGACACATTAAGGGTCAATTTGCAAGAGGTCACTGGTAGTATTTCCTCTCGTTTTGACTAACTCAAATAATTCAGGCTGACAGTCAGGAAAAGTTTAACTTTATCATCATCAtgtgatgtttctgtttttatgccTGCTACTTTGACTATTTACTACTTGCTTGTActtatataattcataattataaaatggTTTAATATGTTCCTTATATGTTTTAATGTCTACTTCAAACATAATTAGCTCTATTCATCCAtcactacttttaaaaaatgcccTACTGCGATGTGTAAACGCCTGCATTATatgaacataaatgtttaatatagtATTGATTACAAAAATTATCATGTCTATAAATATAACAGTATTTTGGGATAAATCatactgatttaaaacacactgaaatgtTGTCTTTAGGcagaaaaataaagtttacatACCTGGTCTTAGTATCTGAAGAGAAATCATTTCTGTGATGACCTGCTCCTCTGTGTCTGTAAGCCTGTGAAAGACTCAGTTTGTACACCGCTGTGAAGAGGTCCAAATGTTATTTCTGTGTGGCATCTACTCCAAAAACATCAGTCCCCATGTTCAAATAAAAGAGGTattaggagagagagagagagagagagagagagagagagagagagagagagagagagagagagagagagagagaggaggcgCTTCATAAATAACTTACTACAGTCTTGCAACCTTTatatcaaatgatttgtttacgttttgcagttttatttaagttttcatCAAGTTATCAATACCGGATGTCCAGACAGTGCCATTAGCCattataatagttttaaagACTGCAAATGCAGAAATGCAGTGTTAATACAGCTTTTCTAGGGTCGTTTAAGTGTATGCCTatcaaaaataatgatttctaaatgtTCGCgtcaaatacagaaaaaacagcaCGGGGGAGAGCATAAAAAGTACTGCACAGAATGAATGACACAAAACACTTTaatcatgtgtgttttttggggaAGGACTCTCGACAGCAATGGCTTTCGTTAAATACAGACTACAACTTccatatcatcatcatcaaattCGTACGTTTCCGCGTGCGTCTGTACGCAACGCGCCGGAAGGCGTGTGTGCACTGCGTCTCCGCCGTCAATGCAAACGAAGTAAGAGGCACCGAGAGTCAAAGCTAAAATCCGCATTCAAGACAAGATGGCAGGGTTGCCCCGCAGGATCATTAAGGTAACCGTGAAGTGAGACACACCGTGCATTTTTAGTCGgtcttttttaatcataatacCACGAAATCATCAAATATCATTGAAACTATCAGCCAAAGAGAAACGACAGCTGGCTTAGCGTTTGGCACTCTGTTTGTTAGCCACTTCCGTTTCGGTACGTTCACTCGTCTCCCGAATATGGGTGGGTTAAAAATACATCCACCGCTGTGAAAGACGGCGAAGGGCCTGCGTCTTATTCGTTATAATTTGCAACCCAGAATCAAAAACCCAACTAATCCCTCACTAACTGAAGTGTAAGTGCTGAGAGAGGGACGCTCGCGGTCATTCATTGCTTGCGCTCGAGCTGTTGTGTGAGCTCGCGAGCTAACCGCTCCGGGGACGCTAGCTAGGCGTAAAACttgttaaaatgatcaaatttaagCGGCCACCCAATTATTTTCACAACGATTTTACTTCTAGACAGTCGCGTATCTGTTTTCCTGCGTGCAGGACGATTATCTGCTCATTAGGAATACGATTATAAGCAAAACAGTTCGGCTCGCCCGCTTCCTGTAGGCTAGGGAAGCTGTTGCGGTGTTTGTGCTGCTAAATGAGCTAATGACTGCAGGCCCCAAACAGctgaaatgtcaaataaaatgcaaaaatagatAATTAAATAAGACGTTAACTAAAGAACAGAGCATCCTCGGCGAGAAATGTTGTTTATTCCCCCATAAACATTAAACGCGTAACGCtgaattaaagggacagttcactgaTTTAAATCGTCATCGTCACCCTCGTGCAGtttcaaaccaaaaacaaaagttgCATGTCAGTCTGGAGCACAGAaggaaatgttaaataaaatgaaagtctCAGTCTTCGTTCACTTTAATTTATGGACAAAAATGCAGAGAATGTAAATGGGGACTGTTTGATGTTTCAATGTTTCCCTTTGTAATAACTCGACAGTGaacatatttattgaaatgacaCAAACTGCTTCCTTCTGATAATATCTCAACTCTGAATGTGTATTTCCTTGTATATAAGATACAAATTAGATGCATTAGAGTTAGCCCTAATGCATCGTCTTAGCCTCTGTATTTTTGGGTATATGTGGGTACTTCTGCTAACATCTAGTGATTTGCACCTATACATTTTTTGGTCTCTGGGAGGATAGGGTTAATTGAATTCAGTGTATCTGTAAAATGTATACTTCAGGTTGGCAGGTAAATGAACTGATTAATGTGAGTTGGAGGACCGGGAATGCATCCTTAATGTACCCCAAGCATGAGACCGTGACAGGGAGCCCCTCTCTAGTCTGTGTTTGCTCTGCATGGTTTTGTCTGTGGGTTAGCTGAAAAAATGTGAGGAATTTCATTCTGAGTGCAATGTATATGTTAAGTATGCAAATCACAGTTTtctgataagaaatgtttatctATATATTACTATGTGTAGATACtaagatatatatttaagatataaaaaaagtgtcaaattttaaaatacaaactttttaaataattgtgcccctcaaacctttgaacgctgtatattgtatgtatagTGGATCCCgattgttgtatttatttatttagccaaaTCCAGATTCTAAATATATCTTGCGCTAGTTTAGTCCAGTTAAAAAAACTGGAAGTTCTTGTAGAAGATTGCCGTTTTACAGGTTCATCGGTGTATATAGCCCTTTGAACTTTACAGGATAGGCGTGGTAGCTTTTGGGAATGGGCCTGTGACACTGAGATTGTAATATCCACTTTTTGGCACAAGTTCTCCGATGCCAAGTAGACAATCTTTCAGGTGTAGAGCACAGCATAGTACAGCAGTTCTCAGATGAACGACGTC
This region of Puntigrus tetrazona isolate hp1 chromosome 18, ASM1883169v1, whole genome shotgun sequence genomic DNA includes:
- the c1qtnf13 gene encoding complement C1q tumor necrosis factor-related protein 4, producing the protein MISLQILRPACVASWRPDRCVSCLLGLIIYLGCVASFNISPMATGLRSAFSATRSSSVLGGTQRIVTFDRLLVNIGEDFNPETGTFRCRQPGAYYFSFTVGKFPKKMLSVMLVKNGMEVQAMAYDGYQNQGRKVQSQSVMISLKPMDTVYLLLQENPHYAIYSNVGPYITFSGYLVYPDSTSSVGYLNNHLSPPGLHLPGCPPPVDVYYDWRRRSTIEEPRSAFSVARTRSALGESRGRREREALTFDVEYVNIGGHFNKTSGHFTCHFPGAYYFAFTVGKHPRRAVSVKLMVGKGEVRAMVFDEDISRRREMQSQSLLLSLKRGDSVWLYSQQDDGYAVYSNQGRYTTFSGFLVYPDGESMNIDRTFP